Proteins from a genomic interval of Neodiprion lecontei isolate iyNeoLeco1 chromosome 2, iyNeoLeco1.1, whole genome shotgun sequence:
- the LOC107216534 gene encoding coiled-coil domain-containing protein 18 isoform X4, whose protein sequence is MMMGCTCGQEKEDTAEYITSLKEQVDQLKENEKQALLYQTNLEEKLAEQNKQVVLKEETIRKYISKLQTLRDNLKNRSILANQIVLQSSSPDIDLDSDIVRMADIVENALKTSELEIEKLRSDLKESETKLEKLLHEKSIGMETLQSKLDEKCMELEQLENRMACLKKESLETRDALTVEVAEKHDLVLSLREELAMLEEQCRQSDMQTHFKDDIIKEMRRELKQAKLKDTCSSTRRVRIKTDTSVEEEDAIDRNSPSQHQDEILVYLSNTKVLMEKEKEALLGLRMELQKILEEVSTKESESCIDDSNRTQMQNLKKRTTSSIESISKIYKDKEKAINLIKTAVKKRKDDCMPVKGSLVVNNEAIQHFRMMEEFRICTVEAQAATEDLREEMTNVISSLNCRHEKFIELTKLVKQIQEHLTKTRENFTDTINQFKLQEQEKLRHGERIANGAIKLKDLKNEINQMTSDLSRCIDNASDKLDECNSIGAVKVHKCDDLLSIVNDEIQQIIVNVQICQTGECNAVATLLEVRGQISYLEECFRDFQKKADEVLLDNEMAQNVFSERSKKLNRLEHELDNTHTKMQDMLENFSSVMEQISNGNSNALANQSDYHEDFLCKTKQEDIFKIKDDLRKVQKEYDDFRVKTSLEICEAQKHVKLNEWKYRVADLQDQIRELQNEARRHKEREDVLRRDLDCSEIELKKSKDRLGCCSHYKPDGMHTTCGQDFKFETIPQSFKVLQDTMQSARCGLEELSNELKKLVCEGSSHSSLSSGSFSAAMDILRKYGHTTEQCFADVDKLRNTLCSKEKLLENKEEIIRIQKDSIKMTQAELKDLHQKMQEKDLHKEKMIENLQLVQSEVQLQAQTITELEKEKARLEKENELQVQTIGNLQEAVVEAKRRLDQMGNRAASEVSGLRNSASSTMYNHGNVHDV, encoded by the exons ATGATGATGGG ctGCACCTGCGGGCAG GAAAAGGAAGATACAGCAGAGTACATCACTAGTCTAAAAGAGCAGGTTGATCAACtgaaggaaaatgaaaaacaggCCTTACT GTATCAAACAAACCTGGAAGAAAAATTGGCTGAACAGAACAAACAAGTAGTTTTAAAAGAAGAGACAATTAGAAAATATATCTCCAAACTTCAAACTCTGAGAGATAATCTGAAAAACCGCTCGATATTGGCTAATCAAATTGTACTACAATCAAGTTCACCAGATATTGATCTTGATTCTGAC ATTGTCAGAATGGCTGACATTGTGGAAAATGCCTTAAAGACAAGTGAGctagaaatagaaaagttgCGGTCGGATTTAAAGGAGAGTGAAACTAAATTAGAGAAATTATTGCACGAAAAGAGCATTGGAATGGAAACTCTGCAGTCTAAACTGGACGAAAAGTGCATGGAACTTGAGCAGCTTGAAAATCGAATGgcttgtttgaaaaaa GAATCTCTTGAAACTCGTGATGCCCTGACAGTGGAAGTAGCCGAAAAACATGACCTCGTTTTATCGCTACGCGAGGAACTTGCCATGCTCGAAGAACAATGCCGCCAATCTGACATGCAAACGCATTTCAAGGATGACatcatcaaagaaatgagAAGAGAGCTCAAGCAAGCCAAACTTAAA gACACTTGTTCGTCCACTCGGAGGGTGCGAATAAAAACTGACACATCAGTGGAG GAAGAAGATGCAATAGACAGAAATAGTCCAAGTCAACATCAG gATGAGATTTTAGTCTATTTATCAAATACTAAAGTGTTGATggaaaaggagaaagaagCGCTACTGGGATTAAGAATGGAACTGCAAAAGATCCTGGAAGAAGTCAGCACCAAGGAAAGTGag TCATGCATAGATGACAGTAACAGAACACAAAtgcagaatttgaaaaaacggaCAACCAGCAGCATCGAAAGTATCTCTAAAATCTATAAGGATAAGGAAAAGGCGATAAACTTGATAAAAACAGCG GTAAAGAAGCGCAAGGACGATTGCATGCCTGTAAAAGGATCTTTGGTG GTGAATAATGAAGCAATCCAACACTTTCGTATGATGGAAGAGTTCAGAATTTGTACAGTGGAAGCCCAGGCAGCTACTGAAGACTTACGCGAAGAAATGACAAATGTTATAAGTTCGTTGAATTGTCGACACGAAAAG TTTATAGAGCTAACCAAATTAGTGAAGCAAATACAGGAGCATTTGACAAAGACGAGGGAAAATTTTACGGATACTATAAACCAATTCAAGCTCCAA GAACAAGAAAAACTGAGGCACGGCGAGCGAATAGCAAATGGTGCGATCAAGTTAAAGGATttgaagaatgaaataaatcagATGACAAGTGACTTGTCTCGGTGCATCGACAATGCCAGCGACAAACTTGAT GAATGCAATTCAATTGGAGCTGTGAAAGTCCACAAATGCGATGATTTATTGAGTATAGTGAACGACgaaattcaacaaattatcGTGAATGTACAGATTTGTCAAACTGGG GAGTGCAATGCAGTCGCAACATTATTGGAAGTCAGAGGGCAGATAAGTTATCTGGAAGAATGCTTcagagattttcaaaaaaaagcggatgaaGTT CTACTCGACAATGAGATGGCGCAAAACGTTTTTTCTGAAAGGAGTAAGAAACTCAACAGACTTGAACACGAACTTGACAATACACATACGAAAATGCAGGATATGCTAGAAAACTTTTCTTCTGTTATGGAACAA ATCTCAAATGGAAACTCCAACGCCTTAGCAAATCAAAGTGATTACCACGAAGATTTTCTTTGCAAg ACCAAGCAGGAggacattttcaaaataaaggaTGACCTTAGGAAAGTCCAAAAGGAATATGACGACTTCAGAGTAAAAACGTCATTG GAAATATGCGAAGCACAAAAACACGTGAAGCTGAATGAGTGGAAATACCGCGTTGCTGATTTGCAAGACCAAATAAGAGAACTTCAGAACGAG GCAAGGAGACACAAAGAGAGGGAGGATGTATTGCGACGGGATCTTGACTGCAGTGAAATAGAGCTTAAAAAGTCGAAAGATCGCTTAGGTTGTTGT AGTCACTACAAACCAGATGGAATGCATACTACTTGCGGCCAAGACTTCAAATTCGAG acCATACCGCAGTCTTTCAAAGTTTTACAGGACACTATGCAATCAGCTAGGTGTGGCTTGGAAGAACTTTCAAACGAGCTAAAAAAATTG GTGTGCGAAGGATCTTCACATTCGTCATTGTCGTCCGGTTCTTTCTCAGCAGCGATGGATATACTAAGAAAATATGGTCACACAACAGAGCAATGTTTCGCCGATGTTGATAAGCTTAGGAATACTCTATGCTCTAAAGAAAAGCTG CTTGAAAATAAGGAagaaattatacgtatacagaaAGACTCGATTAAGATGACTCAAGCAGAATTGAAGGACTTACATCAGAAGATGCAGGAAAAG GATCtacataaagaaaaaatgatagaAAATTTGCAGCTAGTACAATCAGAG GTTCAGCTGCAAGCTCAGACCATTACTGAACTTGAAAAAGAGAAAGCCCGGTTGGAAAAAGAG AATGAACTACAAGTCCAAACTATCGGTAATCTCCAAGAAGCTGTGGTAGAAGCTAAGAGACGCTTAGATCAAATGGGAAACAGAGCGGCCAGCGAAGTGAGTGGACTAAGGAACTCTGCTTCATCGACTATGTACAACCATGGGAATGTGCATGATGTTTGA
- the LOC107216534 gene encoding coiled-coil domain-containing protein 18 isoform X5, producing MFQEKEDTAEYITSLKEQVDQLKENEKQALLYQTNLEEKLAEQNKQVVLKEETIRKYISKLQTLRDNLKNRSILANQIVLQSSSPDIDLDSDIVRMADIVENALKTSELEIEKLRSDLKESETKLEKLLHEKSIGMETLQSKLDEKCMELEQLENRMACLKKESLETRDALTVEVAEKHDLVLSLREELAMLEEQCRQSDMQTHFKDDIIKEMRRELKQAKLKDTCSSTRRVRIKTDTSVEEEDAIDRNSPSQHQDEILVYLSNTKVLMEKEKEALLGLRMELQKILEEVSTKESESCIDDSNRTQMQNLKKRTTSSIESISKIYKDKEKAINLIKTAVKKRKDDCMPVKGSLVVNNEAIQHFRMMEEFRICTVEAQAATEDLREEMTNVISSLNCRHEKFIELTKLVKQIQEHLTKTRENFTDTINQFKLQEQEKLRHGERIANGAIKLKDLKNEINQMTSDLSRCIDNASDKLDECNSIGAVKVHKCDDLLSIVNDEIQQIIVNVQICQTGECNAVATLLEVRGQISYLEECFRDFQKKADEVLLDNEMAQNVFSERSKKLNRLEHELDNTHTKMQDMLENFSSVMEQISNGNSNALANQSDYHEDFLCKTKQEDIFKIKDDLRKVQKEYDDFRVKTSLEICEAQKHVKLNEWKYRVADLQDQIRELQNEARRHKEREDVLRRDLDCSEIELKKSKDRLGCCSHYKPDGMHTTCGQDFKFETIPQSFKVLQDTMQSARCGLEELSNELKKLVCEGSSHSSLSSGSFSAAMDILRKYGHTTEQCFADVDKLRNTLCSKEKLLENKEEIIRIQKDSIKMTQAELKDLHQKMQEKDLHKEKMIENLQLVQSEVQLQAQTITELEKEKARLEKENELQVQTIGNLQEAVVEAKRRLDQMGNRAASEVSGLRNSASSTMYNHGNVHDV from the exons ATGTTTCAG GAAAAGGAAGATACAGCAGAGTACATCACTAGTCTAAAAGAGCAGGTTGATCAACtgaaggaaaatgaaaaacaggCCTTACT GTATCAAACAAACCTGGAAGAAAAATTGGCTGAACAGAACAAACAAGTAGTTTTAAAAGAAGAGACAATTAGAAAATATATCTCCAAACTTCAAACTCTGAGAGATAATCTGAAAAACCGCTCGATATTGGCTAATCAAATTGTACTACAATCAAGTTCACCAGATATTGATCTTGATTCTGAC ATTGTCAGAATGGCTGACATTGTGGAAAATGCCTTAAAGACAAGTGAGctagaaatagaaaagttgCGGTCGGATTTAAAGGAGAGTGAAACTAAATTAGAGAAATTATTGCACGAAAAGAGCATTGGAATGGAAACTCTGCAGTCTAAACTGGACGAAAAGTGCATGGAACTTGAGCAGCTTGAAAATCGAATGgcttgtttgaaaaaa GAATCTCTTGAAACTCGTGATGCCCTGACAGTGGAAGTAGCCGAAAAACATGACCTCGTTTTATCGCTACGCGAGGAACTTGCCATGCTCGAAGAACAATGCCGCCAATCTGACATGCAAACGCATTTCAAGGATGACatcatcaaagaaatgagAAGAGAGCTCAAGCAAGCCAAACTTAAA gACACTTGTTCGTCCACTCGGAGGGTGCGAATAAAAACTGACACATCAGTGGAG GAAGAAGATGCAATAGACAGAAATAGTCCAAGTCAACATCAG gATGAGATTTTAGTCTATTTATCAAATACTAAAGTGTTGATggaaaaggagaaagaagCGCTACTGGGATTAAGAATGGAACTGCAAAAGATCCTGGAAGAAGTCAGCACCAAGGAAAGTGag TCATGCATAGATGACAGTAACAGAACACAAAtgcagaatttgaaaaaacggaCAACCAGCAGCATCGAAAGTATCTCTAAAATCTATAAGGATAAGGAAAAGGCGATAAACTTGATAAAAACAGCG GTAAAGAAGCGCAAGGACGATTGCATGCCTGTAAAAGGATCTTTGGTG GTGAATAATGAAGCAATCCAACACTTTCGTATGATGGAAGAGTTCAGAATTTGTACAGTGGAAGCCCAGGCAGCTACTGAAGACTTACGCGAAGAAATGACAAATGTTATAAGTTCGTTGAATTGTCGACACGAAAAG TTTATAGAGCTAACCAAATTAGTGAAGCAAATACAGGAGCATTTGACAAAGACGAGGGAAAATTTTACGGATACTATAAACCAATTCAAGCTCCAA GAACAAGAAAAACTGAGGCACGGCGAGCGAATAGCAAATGGTGCGATCAAGTTAAAGGATttgaagaatgaaataaatcagATGACAAGTGACTTGTCTCGGTGCATCGACAATGCCAGCGACAAACTTGAT GAATGCAATTCAATTGGAGCTGTGAAAGTCCACAAATGCGATGATTTATTGAGTATAGTGAACGACgaaattcaacaaattatcGTGAATGTACAGATTTGTCAAACTGGG GAGTGCAATGCAGTCGCAACATTATTGGAAGTCAGAGGGCAGATAAGTTATCTGGAAGAATGCTTcagagattttcaaaaaaaagcggatgaaGTT CTACTCGACAATGAGATGGCGCAAAACGTTTTTTCTGAAAGGAGTAAGAAACTCAACAGACTTGAACACGAACTTGACAATACACATACGAAAATGCAGGATATGCTAGAAAACTTTTCTTCTGTTATGGAACAA ATCTCAAATGGAAACTCCAACGCCTTAGCAAATCAAAGTGATTACCACGAAGATTTTCTTTGCAAg ACCAAGCAGGAggacattttcaaaataaaggaTGACCTTAGGAAAGTCCAAAAGGAATATGACGACTTCAGAGTAAAAACGTCATTG GAAATATGCGAAGCACAAAAACACGTGAAGCTGAATGAGTGGAAATACCGCGTTGCTGATTTGCAAGACCAAATAAGAGAACTTCAGAACGAG GCAAGGAGACACAAAGAGAGGGAGGATGTATTGCGACGGGATCTTGACTGCAGTGAAATAGAGCTTAAAAAGTCGAAAGATCGCTTAGGTTGTTGT AGTCACTACAAACCAGATGGAATGCATACTACTTGCGGCCAAGACTTCAAATTCGAG acCATACCGCAGTCTTTCAAAGTTTTACAGGACACTATGCAATCAGCTAGGTGTGGCTTGGAAGAACTTTCAAACGAGCTAAAAAAATTG GTGTGCGAAGGATCTTCACATTCGTCATTGTCGTCCGGTTCTTTCTCAGCAGCGATGGATATACTAAGAAAATATGGTCACACAACAGAGCAATGTTTCGCCGATGTTGATAAGCTTAGGAATACTCTATGCTCTAAAGAAAAGCTG CTTGAAAATAAGGAagaaattatacgtatacagaaAGACTCGATTAAGATGACTCAAGCAGAATTGAAGGACTTACATCAGAAGATGCAGGAAAAG GATCtacataaagaaaaaatgatagaAAATTTGCAGCTAGTACAATCAGAG GTTCAGCTGCAAGCTCAGACCATTACTGAACTTGAAAAAGAGAAAGCCCGGTTGGAAAAAGAG AATGAACTACAAGTCCAAACTATCGGTAATCTCCAAGAAGCTGTGGTAGAAGCTAAGAGACGCTTAGATCAAATGGGAAACAGAGCGGCCAGCGAAGTGAGTGGACTAAGGAACTCTGCTTCATCGACTATGTACAACCATGGGAATGTGCATGATGTTTGA